The nucleotide window TAACACAGTTATATCTTCCGACATTAAGAACGGATTGACGTAATCAAAACCCCGAAAAATTGATTGGTCCAATGTGTTTATCAATTCCGAATCTTGCAATGAAAAGAAAACGGTTTCGTTCAAAAATTCAGCAGGAAAATTGGACAAGTCTCTTTTACCTTTCAAATCCGGTATGTATGGTGGCTTGATTTGTTTAGCTTCAAGCTTATTCCATTGTATCGATTGAAAAAACGGGTGTCTTAAGACCTCATTGAATCCTTCAGGTTTTCTGCAACCCAACCGATGCAAAGGATCCTTATTCAAAAATCCTCTCAATACGTTGGATGCTTTAGTACTCAAATTTCTTGGTATCCTTATAGGTTTCTGTAGAATGATTTGAAATAGACAATCTTCTGAATAATCTTCAAAGTTTTCAGAGAGGAAAGGCGACCTACCTACCAGCATCTCATATATCAACACACCTAGAGCCCACCAATCGACTGTAAACCCGTAGTTTTTCCCTTCTAGTACTTCTGGTGCTATATAATTAGGAGTGCCGCAAAAAGTGGTAGTACCCATAACGGAATCTACTCCTTCTTTACACATTCCGTAATCTGTCAATTTGACGTGACCTTCGTGATCCAGAAGAACGTTATCTAATTTCAAATCTCTATAAATGATACCATGGTTGTGTAAGAAATTTAACGCTAGAGAAATTTCTGCCGCGTAAAATCTCCCGTGATTCTCCGgaagttttttctgtttttgcatGTGATTCATCAAATCCCCGCCCCTAGCGAATTCCATGACAAAAAATAATCTCGTTAACGTTTGAAAAGACGACTGAAGACCAATGAAAAAAGGACGATTCGAGACTAATTTGAAAACGCGCTTTTCAGTCCTTATCCATTCCAGATCGTCATCGGTGATTCCATCTTTTCGTATCACTTTCATCGCGTATAAACGTTTCGTCCGCCGTAATTCCACCAACAAAACTTTCGCGTACGATCCTCTTCCGATCACTTTCAATAAATCGAAATCGGATAAAGAGAAACgcttttgtttttcataaaaatgttttgcttCCATAGAACAAGATACTCCGATGTTTTTATAACATTTACCATGCACTAAAATATTACACAGTGTACATTTTAAATCTTGTTTTCCTAGTCCCCATACTCGTCCCAAACAATAAGCACAATACGACCTAATTTTAAACCTTCTAGGTTCGAATAAGTGCCCGCTGATTTTATAATGTTTTCGCCACCTTTTTGCTcctcttttataaataaatttattttctcctACACAGAATTGTCCGGGGGCCGGTACACCGTTAAACACATATAAAACTATTGATTCTTTGATTTGGTTTAAGCGAATGGCTTCGTCAAGTTCCGTTTGGGACGATATAGTGCACGGATCACTTTCGGAATCTATCCATTTTATAGTAAAAGTTTGACCCGTAGAAAGTTTACAAAGACACTTTATTTCTTGATACAATATTTCTAAGGTTATAGGTAGACTGAGATACGCGAAGAATAGTTTATCTTCGAAAACGATTTTCAATTTGATGTTGGCAGTGTGTTCGTAAAAGTTAGGCTGAACCATGTTTAGAACTACGTGTTctgaaagataaaataaatttcttttaagtATAAAACACATGGAAATCATCCCATAAAGTGAATTAATAGATTTAGAAGAAGAATAATATCATAAAAAGTGTCGAGGAAACGAGAATCGAGCtgaaaaaggaaattattttttatggagaAGGAGGTTCATTGGATTTAGTCCTGATATAGAAGCTGCTCCTCCGCAGGGTTGGAGTGGTGGTTATTGCTTGTGATTGTACTGCTTCAagtcgaaaaaagaaaaaaaattaacgactAGGCTGGATTTTTATAGGAAGAAAAAGAGGAAAGCTTAAGCCTCAATAACAAACGATGATTTCTTCCCGGAAAACCGACGATCACGTCTAGGAGACGACTACAACGTCAATAAAAAGTTTCTAGGTGGCGTGAACATTCAAAAATCATCTAGGAGACGAGAGACAAGTGTCTAGGATATGGAAACGACGTTGAAAAACTATGCGTAAATATTATCAAGTATCAAGGATATAAGAGCATCAAAAACACGTGTATGAGACAAAAATAACCtgaataaaaagtgtttagaaCGACCACGATGTTGAAATAGCGTTTAGCAGacaaaaatattactaaaattgTCTGGATAACAGAATCTAGGAATTGAAACATTAGAAAAGTGTCTATGATACGAGATCAATGTTAATAAAACGAAACTAGGAGAcgagaatattaaaaaagtttctgGGTGACGAAAACGATGTTGGAGAAGTGTTTAGGAGATGTGAGCATCAAATAAGAAACTGATGCTTCTATCCAGAAACCCAAAGTTTGAtacttacaataaaaaaaaccaatattAAGACGATTAAACTTTTTTCCTGTTCAAAAAATAGTTATGAAAGATCTGTTTCTCCattaaatatttccaatgtATTGATGAATTATTTGACATAAAGTTTATGTAAGCTAtagaaacatgaaaaaagtGCCTTGAATGCGAGAACGACATCAAGAAACTTATTTAAGCGATAGAATATTGAAAAGCATATTAAGAAGAAGACAAGACGTCATAAGAACGTGTCTAGGTGGCGGAAAACCGAAATAAGTCCTTAACAGCTAAGAATGGAATAAGAGAAAGAATATCTAGGCTACGAGACATTGAAAAAAGTTCCTAGTAGGCGAGAGCGCCGTTATTAAAGTTTTGTAAGAGACAAAACCTTCAAAAAAACGTGTTTAGAgggagaaaatattttataaacatgtGTCTAGGTGGCGGAACAACGAAATAAGTCCTTAACAGCTAAGGATGGAATAAGAGAAAGAATATCTAGGCTACGAGACATTGAAAAAAGTTCCTAGTAGGCGAGAGCGCCGTTATTAAAGTTTTGTAAGAGACAAAACCTTCAAAAAAACGTGTTTAGAgggagaaaatattttataaacatgtGTCTAGGTGGCGGAACAACGAAATAAGTCCTTAACAGCTAAGAATGGAATAAGAGAAAGAATATCTAGGCTACGAGACATTGAAAAAAGTTCCTAGTAGGCGAGAGCGCCGTTATTAAAGTTTTGTAAGAGACAAAACCTTCAAAAAAACGTGTTTAGAgggagaaaatattttataaacatgtGTCTAGGTGGCGGAACAACGAAATAAGTCCTTAACAGCTAAGAATGGAATAAGAGAAAGAATATCTAGGCTACGAGACATTGAAAAAAGTTCCTAGTAGGCGAGAGCGCCGTTATTAAAGTTTTGTAAGAGACAAAACCTTCAAAAAAACGTGTTTAGAgggagaaaatattttataaacatgtGTCTAGGTGGCGGAACAACGAAATAAGTCCTTAACAGCTAAGAATGGAATAAGAGAAAGAATATCTAGGCTACGAGACATTGAAAAAAGTTCCTAGTAGGCGAGAGCGCCGTTATTAAAGTTTTGTAAGAGACAAAACCTTCAAAAAAACGTGTTTAGAgggagaaaatattttataaacatgtGTCTAGGTGGCGGAACAACGAAATAAGTCCTTAACAGCTAAGGATGGAATAAGAGAAAGAATATCTAGGCTACGAGACATTGAAAAAAGTTCCTAGTAGGCGAGAGCGCCGTTATTAAAGTTTTGTAAGAGACAAAACCTTCAAAAAAACGTGTTTAGAgggagaaaatattttataaacatgtGTCTAGGTGGCGGAACAACGAAATAAGTCCTTAACAGCTAAGAATGGAATAAGAGAAAGAATATCTAGGCTACGAGACATTGAAAAAAGTTCCTAGTAGGCGAGAGCGCCGTTATTAAAGTTTTGTAAGAGACAAAACCTTCAAAAAAACGTGTTTAGAgggagaaaatattttataaacatgtGTCTAGGTGGCGGAACAACGAAATAAGTCCTTAACAGCTAAGAATGGAATAAGAGAAAGAATATCTAGGCTACGAGACATTGAAAAAAGTTCCTAGTAGGCGAGAGCGCCGTTATTAAAGTTTTGTAAGAGACAAAACCTTCAAAAAAACGTGTTTAGAgggagaaaatattttataaacatgtGTCTAGGTGGCGGAACAACGAAATAAGTCCTTAACAGCTAAGAATGGAATAAGAGAAAGAATATCTAGGCTACGAGACATTGAAAAAAGTTCCTAGTAGGCGAGAGCGCCGTTATTAAAGTTTTGTAAGAGACAAAACCTTCAAAAAAACGTGTTTAGAgggagaaaatattttataaacatgtGTCTAGGTGGCGGAACAACGAAATAAGTCCTTAACAGCTAAGAATGGAATAAGAGAAAGAATATCTAGGCTACGAGACATTGAAAAAAGTTCCTAGTAGGCGAGAGCGCCGTTATTAAAGTTTTGTAAGAGACAAAACCTTCAAAAAAACGTGTTTAGAgggagaaaatattttataaacatgtGTCTAGGTGGCGGAACAACGAAATAAGTCCTTAACAGCTAAGAATGGAATAAGAGAAAGAATATCTAGGCTACGAGACATTGAAAAAAGTTCCTAGTAGGCGAGAGCGCCGTTATTAAAGTTTTGTAAGAGACAAAACCTTCAAAAAAACGTGTTTAGAgggagaaaatattttataaatatatgtcTAGGTGGAATTATAAAAAAGTCTTTAGGAggcttgaaaatataaaaattgcatAGGagacaaaaacaaagaaaaatgtctaGGATACGAGATCGACTTCGAAAAAGTATTCAAAGGGCGTATCATTAAAAGAGTGTCTTGGACGCgaaaacgaaaattataaaagtatcTAGGGAGGTATAAACAACAAGAAAGTGCCAAGGTAACCACAGCAAGGTTATAAGAAAGATCTAGGAGTGATAACAACGTTTGGTAAATATCTAGGATGCAGAAATTAAGAAAAGGTTCGTGGAAACgtttacaatattataaaaaagtgtCTACATAAAAAAACGCCTAGAAAGGAAGATCGTCGTTATAAAAAATGTCCTGGTGGCAAAAATGACGTTTTAGGaatcaaaacattgaaaaattgcgataaaataaatactgtTCAAGAAgtgagaaatattaaaaatcttacctgtataataataatattaaaaacaatacaaacaataccaaaaattaaaatcaacttGTTAGCTTATGGTAGATACAATTTATCAACCTTTCGTTCAAGGAATTCGTATTGGAAACGTCTGATagttaatttcatattaattttaggTTTATCTATGTTCTTTATCATTATACTCAAGTCACTAATGgttaaaacaccaaaaaaacagtaaataacattgaaattttggtttctaattagATTTTGTCTACTTTAAAACTAGCTGtatagaaaattatagaaaaaatattagtatcaAGGAGGCAGAACATTAAACAAGCGTCCAACAATTGGCGATAAACCatgatataatgaaaattagttAATCATCATTATTGCTAACTTTGACTATCACTATTCGTACATGTTCAAAAGACGAGATGCGTTTGACTTGATTGACTTTGAGAAATTCTCCGTTTTATTCGTATTGAACCGATAAAATCTCCGAAGAATATTTGGTTTTGTGATTCACCTACGCGAAAAATTCACTAGATTTTTTTCGCCTAAATATAACACAAAAAGTAACTGTACTGCTTCGTTGGTTGAGACGAGGTCGTAAAGCCTTTTTTCGttcctataaaatttttattatgatacaAAGAATCCTTCAGATTCAATCGGATGAATCACGAGCGGAACTGAATGAATAGGTAGTTGAAGAGAAGACTGTAAACTGCAGATGAGTGAGTTTTTAAATACACGCAGATAAAGTGTTGCTTCAATTATACTCttaaatttaaaagaacaaaaCACTTGATTTAGACGCAATATAGAACACAATTTGATAGATTTGACAGTTTTATTGGAATATCCAAACTAGGATTCtgattactttttaaaaattgctaATTATATGCTACAAGAAAgcttttatttatgaatattttgagttCTGCCGTTCAtttcgaaattagtttttatcttCTACAATCAGCCATTGTATATAGCACTTAAAGTCACCAGATTTCGAATCTGATACAACATTATGTTTACCCAAAATCAAAGAAGACGAGAGATCTTCTACAGATTTCTTTTCGCTTCCTTTCATCAATAGATAACTCGACTTGAATGATTCAAAACGCTTAGGTAAAATGTGCAGTAGAGAGACATACACCAGCTCAAGAAAAGCGTCGACGATTTCTATCTTACACGTTT belongs to Diorhabda carinulata isolate Delta chromosome X, icDioCari1.1, whole genome shotgun sequence and includes:
- the LOC130901808 gene encoding atypical protein kinase C-like, yielding MVQPNFYEHTANIKLKIVFEDKLFFAYLSLPITLEILYQEIKCLCKLSTGQTFTIKWIDSESDPCTISSQTELDEAIRLNQIKESIVLYVFNGVPAPGQFCVGENKFIYKRGAKRWRKHYKISGHLFEPRRFKIRSYCAYCLGRVWGLGKQDLKCTLCNILVHGKCYKNIGVSCSMEAKHFYEKQKRFSLSDFDLLKVIGRGSYAKVLLVELRRTKRLYAMKVIRKDGITDDDLEWIRTEKRVFKLVSNRPFFIGLQSSFQTLTRLFFVMEFARGGDLMNHMQKQKKLPENHGRFYAAEISLALNFLHNHGIIYRDLKLDNVLLDHEGHVKLTDYGMCKEGVDSVMGTTTFCGTPNYIAPEVLEGKNYGFTVDWWALGVLIYEMLVGRSPFLSENFEDYSEDCLFQIILQKPIRIPRNLSTKASNVLRGFLNKDPLHRLGCRKPEGFNEVLRHPFFQSIQWNKLEAKQIKPPYIPDLKGKRDLSNFPAEFLNETVFFSLQDSELINTLDQSIFRGFDYVNPFLMSEDITVL